One window from the genome of Cottoperca gobio chromosome 15, fCotGob3.1, whole genome shotgun sequence encodes:
- the gdf10a gene encoding growth/differentiation factor 10, with amino-acid sequence MAALSMISSHLFLLTLNCFLHGAASVKIMKGGSESAQDSSFLQPSSDPFSDDLDQDMVSQHMSKLYEKYNRENRLKEGNTVRSFRANQDSSDNRTVFRLNLTTLQDSEVILSATFHLLLDRHPHQKPWFCKRFKSPSCRSSVVHPSPSISLLLRSVSSGSEVRSGSLGSLLANVTFHPHRRGVWQMKDVTQVIKEAWDKGHLLVSVELDFGQQHQRKPEGTLSGGSLPYLLLYADDQALAEPNSVAASLQRYDPFSEGGEPSHSSQRSNASPESKGREKREATLLFDPIQNNELPEVDYKPDGYRKDDLWESTWYLALKPKSGRKEKKRKSQEGEVVEQSREAHDTEEPQVLKEGERASQGLKPDDSTEKKLKDSRMSTNSDGQKHERRNYGKDGKKHKGSVNSQSPVLSFDEQTMRKARRRQWGNTQHRGCSRRNLRVDFADIGWSEWVIAPKAFDAYYCAGTCGFPMPKVARPSNHATIQSIVRAVGIIPGVPEPCCVPEKMSPLAVLYQDESRNPVLKVYPNMSVQSCSCR; translated from the exons ATGGCAGCTCTGAGTATGATATCCTCGCACCTGTTCCTGTTGACGTTAAACTGTTTCCTGCATGGTGCTGCATCAGTTAAGATCATGAAAGGGGGCTCTGAGAGCGCACAGGACAGTAGCTTCCTCCAGCCCTCGTCGGACCCGTTCTCAGATGACCTGGATCAGGACATGGTCTCCCAGCACATGTCCAAACTGTACGAGAAATACAACAGGGAAAACCGCCTCAAAGAGGGAAACACTGTCAGGAGTTTCAGAGCAAACCAAG ACTCCTCTGACAACAGGACAGTGTTCCGACTAAACCTTACAACCCTCCAGGACTCAGAGGTCATCCTCTCTGCCACATTCCACCTCCTGCTCGATCGGCACCCTCATCAAAAACCCTGGTTCTGTAAACGCTTCAAAAGCCCATCCTGTCGTTCCTCAGTCGTCCACCCTTCTCCGTCCATCAGCCTGCTACTTCGCTCTGTCTCCTctgggtcagaggtcagatCTGGGTCATTGGGGTCACTTCTAGCCAATGTGACCTTCCACCCCCACAGGAGAGGGGTGTGGCAGATGAAAGATGTGACCCAGGTCATAAAGGAGGCATGGGACAAGGGTCATCTCCTGGTGTCAGTGGAGTTGGACTTCGGGCAACAGCACCAGAGGAAACCAGAGGGGACGCTGTCTGGTGGCAGCCTGCCCTATCTGCTACTGTATGCGGATGACCAAGCCTTGGCAGAGCCCAACAGCGTGGCTGCAAGCCTTCAGAGATATGACCCGTTCAGCGAGGGTGGAGAGCCTTCACACTCCTCTCAAAGATCTAATGCCTCACCAGAGTCGAAAGGACGTGAGAAAAGGGAAGCAACTCTGCTCTTTGACCCCATTCAGAACAATGAGCTGCCTGAGGTTGACTATAAGCCTGATGGGTACAGGAAGGATGACCTCTGGGAGAGCACTTGGTACCTGGCACTCAAACCGAAatcaggaaggaaggaaaagaagagaaagagccAAGAGGGAGAAGTAGTGGAGCAAAGTAGAGAAGCACATGATACAGAAGAACCTCAGGTTCtcaaagaaggagaaagagcatCACAGGGGCTCAAACCTGATGACTCTACAGAGAAAAAACTCAAAGACAGTCGCATGTCGACTAACAGCGACGGACAAAAGCATGAGCGTAGAAATTATGGAAAGGATGGAAAAAAGCACAAGGGGAGCGTTAACTCTCAGTCACCTGTTCTGAGTTTTGATGAACAAACAATGCGTAAGGCCAGGAGGAGGCAGTGGGGCAACACCCAGCACAGAGGCTGCTCCAGGAGGAACCTCAGAGTGGATTTTGCAGACATTGGCTGGAGCGAATGGGTCATAGCACCCAAGGCCTTTGATGCCTACTACTGCGCTGGAACGTGTGGCTTCCCCATGCCCAAG GTGGCAAGGCCGTCTAACCACGCCACCATCCAGAGCATAGTCCGTGCCGTCGGGATCATCCCTGGAGTTCCTGAGCCCTGCTGTGTCCCAGAAAAGATGAGTCCTCTAGCTGTGCTCTACCAGGATGAATCCAGAAACCCAGTGCTCAAGGTTTACCCCAATATGTCCGTCCAGTCCTGCTCCTGCAGATAG
- the znf488 gene encoding zinc finger protein 488, with protein sequence MSSGLTMDHTLMPRSIWTGDSKFLQHPADLYTSVVVTRSIPAGTCFGPCVLQNTFYDTIAFIAQKSCDKITKSYMFRVDPEAMRNSALVLSWLRLVQAARNGEEQNTEAFLKAGQLYVRTIRDIRQEEELLVWYDPELSHLLGFTDLTRGSSEEFKCGRCYQIFKNEFPFLAHCRFLCTQVKTDTWSRDIYEYKHVEIKRQRRVTDFHNIARDLEHKKSGSNEDAEIYPKRRKYEETLYPKGRKTVLLEKTNISNDDNITQLIKGYDQAADASSSGGKLKADKIKPDHLGCKNDALTHDREMDTRSEAGESSGVHSGSSSAFSLVLSNSQGEQRSAFCKPSKRTSPIDTQAHLSSASTAPSSRLEELTDAFTSRNVMGYNNLMAANILSSDLHTVPSPVALNTAYHYAPEHWSRNIGVQLQTTSSLTILPPTFTSFGVSVQNWCAKCNLSFRMTSDLVFHMRSHHKKEFAAESHVRRRREEKLTCPICHEYFRERHHLSRHMTSHN encoded by the exons ATGTCCAGCGG tttAACGATGGATCACACTTTGATGCCCCGCTCCATCTGGACCGGAGACAGTAAATTCTTGCAGCATCCAGCGGATCTCTACACCAGTGTGGTCGTTACGCGCAGCATCCCAGCAGGCACGTGCTTTGGTCCATGTGTGCTCCAAAACACTTTCTACGACACTATCGCCTTCATAGCGCAGAAATCCTGCGACAAGATAACTAAATCCTATATGTTCAGG GTGGACCCCGAGGCCATGCGTAATTCTGCGCTGGTGCTGTCCTGGCTGCGGCTCGTGCAGGCTGCGCGCAATGGAGAGGAGCAAAACACAGAGGCCTTTCTGAAAGCTGGTCAGCTATATGTGCGGACCATCCGGGACATCCGACAGGAGGAAGAGCTGCTGGTGTGGTACGACCCGGAGCTGTCTCACCTACTGGGCTTCACAGACCTGACCAGAGGATCAAGTGAAG AGTTCAAATGTGGAAGATGTTACCAGATCTTCAAGAATGAGTTTCCTTTTCTGGCTCACTGCAGATTCCTGTGCACTCAAGTGAAGACTGACACCTGGAGCCGCGACATTTACGAGTAcaagcatgtggaaataaagaggCAACGCCGAGTGACAGATTTCCACAACATCGCCAGAGATTTGGAACACAAAAAATCTGGCAGCAACGAGGACGCAGAGATTTACCCCAAGAGAAGGAAATACGAGGAAACTCTTTATCCCAAAGGGCGGAAAACGGTTCTGTTGGAAAAAACGAATATTTCAAACGATGACAATATAACACAACTGATTAAGGGCTACGATCAGGCAGCCGATGCATCTTCATCTGGTGGGAAACTGAAGGCTGATAAGATCAAACCGGATCATTTGGGATGTAAGAATGATGCTCTTACGCACGACAGAGAGATGGACACACGGTCTGAGGCGGGTGAAAGCTCTGGTGTGCACTcaggcagcagcagtgcatTTTCTCTAGTCTTGTCCAACAGTCAGGGCGAGCAGAGAAGCGCTTTCTGTAAACCGAGTAAAAGAACTTCCCCTATTGACACCCAGGCGCATCTCAGCAGCGCCTCAACAGCCCCCTCTAGCCGCCTAGAGGAATTGACTGATGCCTTCACCTCCAGAAATGTAATGGGATACAACAATCTGATGGCAGCAAACATCCTGAGCAGTGACTTACATACTGTACCCTCCCCGGTTGCATTAAACACTGCTTACCATTACGCACCAGAGCACTGGTCAAGGAACATTGGCGTTCAGCTGCAGACCACATCTTCTCTCACGATCCTTCCACCGACCTTCACCTCATTCGGCGTGTCGGTGCAGAACTGGTGCGCCAAATGCAACCTGTCCTTCCGCATGACCTCCGACCTTGTTTTCCACATGCGATCCCATCACAAGAAGGAGTTCGCAGCGGAGTCCCACgtgagaagaaggagggaggagaaactCACCTGCCCGATCTGCCATGAATACTTCCGTGAGCGGCATCACCTGTCCAGACACATGACCTCTCATAACTGA